The Polynucleobacter sp. MWH-UH35A genomic interval GGAAAGCTCGCTGCTATCGATGCAAACTGAGTTGGTAAATGGGGAGAAGCCAATAAAGCAAAGCTATAGGCTCCCAACGCATAAAAGGCGATGTAACCCAAATCCAAAAGACCTGCAAAGCCAACAACCACGTTTAAGCCCAGCGCTAAAACGATATAGAGCAAAGCGAAGTCAATTACTCGAACCCAATAATTACCTCCAGCCGCACCTGCAACCCACGGCAAAAGAATTAGAGCAATGAGTCCAAGCCACAGATAAGTAGTTCCATTAAGGTGAATAAGGCGATTAGTGAAAAGGCTTTTAAGCACGATCAGAAACCTTTTCACCCAACAAACCAGTGGGTCGCAAAACTAGAACCAAGATCAATACCAAGAAAGCAAAAATATCCTGGTAGTTGGACCCAAAGACTCCGCCAGTAAGCTCACCAATATATCCAGCACCCAAAGATTCAATCAAGCCCAATAGCAAACCACCCAACATTGCACCCTGTAAATTTCCGATGCCTCCCAGAACGGCGGCAGTAAATGCTTTCAGGCCAGGAATGAAGCCCATATAAAAATGCACGTTGCCATAGTTACTGGCAATCATGACTCCCGCTAGACCCGCTAATGCGCCACCCAACATAAAGGTAATGGAGATCACGCGATTGGGATTGACGCCCATCAGAGCGGCAATTTGGGTTTGCTCAGCAGTAGCGCGCATCGCCCGACCAAGCTTTGTTTTTTCAACCAAGAACAATAAGCCAGCCATTACTACTAGGGCCACTACGATGATCACAATTTCTTTTCCAGTAATCGTCGCGCCAGTACCCCACAAATCGATGGGAGTGGATGGCAATAATTGTGGATAGGTCATTGGGTTACGAGACCAGATCATCATCGCAATCGTTTGCAACAAAATAGACATGCCAATCGCCGAGATCAGCGGAGCCAAACGAGGGGCATTACGTAAGGGGCGATAAGCAATTCGCTCAATCCAGTAACTCAATCCAGCACAGACCGCCATCGTGACTGGCAAGATGATCAAGAGCGTGAGCCAACCCGGCAAATCACTCGTTAAACCAAGAATCACACGCAATAAAGACAGTGAAACCATGGCGCCAATCATCAACACTTCGCCGTGTGCAAAATTAATGATCCCGAGCACACCGTACACCATGGTATAGCCCAAAGCAATCAGGGCGTAAATGCTGCCAAGCACTA includes:
- a CDS encoding branched-chain amino acid ABC transporter permease encodes the protein MDILLQQIINGLVLGSIYALIALGYTMVYGVLGIINFAHGEVLMIGAMVSLSLLRVILGLTSDLPGWLTLLIILPVTMAVCAGLSYWIERIAYRPLRNAPRLAPLISAIGMSILLQTIAMMIWSRNPMTYPQLLPSTPIDLWGTGATITGKEIVIIVVALVVMAGLLFLVEKTKLGRAMRATAEQTQIAALMGVNPNRVISITFMLGGALAGLAGVMIASNYGNVHFYMGFIPGLKAFTAAVLGGIGNLQGAMLGGLLLGLIESLGAGYIGELTGGVFGSNYQDIFAFLVLILVLVLRPTGLLGEKVSDRA